GGATAGTAGGAATAATACTTGCATTATTTACAATTATAACCCTGAAAATAAGATGAACCAGATAAAAGGGAAAAAAATAGGAATTATAGGACTTGGAATTAGTGGATTTGATACAGGTATTTTTTTACTTGAAAACGGAGGAGAGGTTTTTATTTCTGAAAAAAATGTTAATGAAGACATACTGGAAAAGGTTAATATTTTAAAAGAAAAAGGAGCAAAAATTGAAACAGGAGAACATACCCCTGAATTTTTTAGAGAAGTTGAGTTTGTTGTAATAAGTCCAGGAGTGGATGAAAAAAATGAGTTTATAGATTTTTTAAAAAAAAGAAAAATCCAGTTTATAAGTGAAATAGAACTTGCTTATAATTTTTCAAAAAGCAAAAAAATAATTGCAATAACAGGAACAAATGGAAAAACGACCACGACCACCCTTATTGGAAATATTTTTAAAAAAGCAAATTATCCATCGGTTGTATGCGGTAATATAGGAAATACATTTATAGGAGAGATTAAAAACATAGAAGAAAAAACGTGGATTATTCTGGAAGTCAGCAGTTTTCAGTTAGAAAAAATAGTAAATTTCAGACCTTATATATCCTGCCTTTTAAATATTGATTATGACCATTTTGACAGATATTTAAACATGGAAGAATATATACAGGCAAAAAAAAGAATTTTTGAAAATCAAAAAGAAAATGATTTCAGTGTGTTAAATTTTGATGATTATCATACAAAAAGATTATTGAAAGACATAAGAAGTCAAAAAAGATTTTTTAGTTTTTCAAAAATTTCAAATGGTGTTTATTATGAAAACGAAAATATATTTCTGAATCTGGATAACAAAAATTTAAAAATCCTTGAAACGAAAAATTTAAAAATTCAGGGGAAAGGAAATATTGCCAATATAATGGCTTCTTCTTTGATTTCTATTCTATGCGGAATTGAACAGGAAACAATAAAAACTGCAATTGAAAATTTTGAAGGTCTTCCTCACAGAATGGAAAAAGTTGCTGAAATTGATGGTGTTATCTATATAAATGACTCTAAATCAACAAATCCCCATTCTGTTAAAAATTCTGTATTAAGTTTAAAAGGTAAAAATAATATAATTTTGATACTTGGTGGAAAAGATAAAGGATTTCCATACCATCAACTTACAAAATATCTTAAAAATAGGGTTAAGTTTATAATTCTTCTTGGAGAAGCAAAAGAAAGGATAAAAAAAGAACTTGCATCATCAAATATACCAATGGAATATGTTGGAAATTTAAAAGAAGCAGTTATACTATCAAAAAAGGTTGGGAAAAAAGGAGATTTTGTCCTTTTTTCTCCCGGTTGCTCTTCTTTTGATATGTTCAAAAATTACGAGGAGAGAGGCGATGTTTTCAAAAAAGAAGTATTTTCTTTATGTTAGTATTTTTGTTTCAACTTTTTCACTTATTCTTCTCGGAACTGTTTTTGTTTTAAGTTCAAGTTTTTTTTATGGATTGGAAAAAAATAATTTAATATTATATTTTGAAAAACATTTAATTTATCTATTTGCTGGCTTATTTATATTTTATCTAATTCAGAAATCGGATATAAAAAAACTGGAAAAATATGGACTTATGATTTTGGGAATTTCTCTGATAATTTTGCCTTTACCAAATATTCAGGGAGGACTGAGATGGATAAAAATTGGACCTTTTTCTTTTCAGCCATCTGAATTTGTAAAAATTACTTTCATTATATATCTGGCTATTTATTTAAAGAAAAGAATTTCTATGGTAAATAATTTAAAGACACTCATAATACCCATCATCATTTATCTTTTTATTATCGCAATTTTACAATTACAAAAGGACTATGGAACATTTTTAATTATCTCTGTTACTTTCCTGGGAGTTCTTTTTTTATGTGGTCTTAAATCAAAATATATTTTTTCTATCTCTGGATTTTTTATAATTTTAATGCTTGGACTAATTCTTCTTTCACCTTATAGAATAGAAAGAATTAAGTTATATCTGAATAAAAATGAAGACCCGCTTGGCAAAAACTTTCCACCCAAACAGGCAAAAATATCATTAAGTTCAGGAGGTTTATTTGGAAAAGGACTTGGTGCGGGAACAGGAAAACTGAAATTTGTTCCAGAAATTCATAAGGATTTTGTTTATGCTGTTGTAGGAGAAGAACTCGGTTTTGCCGGTTCTTTTGGAATTCTTCTTCTTTTTAGTATTATAGTTTTTTGTGGACTTGAAGTTTCCAAATTCTGCAATGATTTATTTGAAAAGATTTTAGCATTTGGAATAAGCACTTCTTTTGGGACTCAGTTTTTATTACACGCAGGTGTTGTTCTATCTATTCTACCACAAAAAGGAACAACTCTTCCCTTCTTCAGTGTGGGAGGTTCTTCTCTTTTAGCAAATTTAATCTCACTTGGAATTCTACTAAAAATTTCTGAAAATATAATAAATCAGGACCATTCAAAGGATATAGAAGAAACAATTTTAAAATTAAAATGAACTTGAAAGGAATTGTTTTTGATGGTGATGGTGTTTTATTTGATACAGAAAAATTGCATGTAATTGCATGGAAAACCATCTTCAAATTTCATAACATTGAACTGACAGAAGACGACTTTGCTGAAGGAGTTGGTGTTGAGGACAGGGTTTTTTTAAAAAATTTAAAAAAGAAAGGGAAAATTAAAAAAATTTTTAAAATAGAAGAATTGGTTTCAGAAAAAAATAAGCAGTTGCTTAAAATTGTGAACAAAAAGAATTTAGGAGTTTCTGAAGAAACAAAAAAAATACTTAAATTTTTAAAAAACAAATACAAAATTGCACTTGCTTCAAATTCTGAAAAAAAATTTGTTTTAAAGGTACTTAAAATTTCAGATATATATAAATTTTTTGACCTTGTAATTACAAGAAATGATGTTAAGAAACCAAAACCATTTCCTGATATATATACCGAGGTTTCCAGAAAATTGAAAATACCTGCAAAAAATATAATTGCTTTTGAGGATTCTGAAACAGGAATTATCTCGGCAAAATCAAGTGGAATTTTCTGTGTTGCTCTTCCTTCTACTCAACCACTTGAAAAAATTAAAATTGCTGATATAATCATACACAAATTAAGTTTAAATAATGTAAAAAAGGTGATAAAAATTTTTGAGGAGAAAAATGAAAGTTAAAAATATAGAATCGGAAAGAATAAGAAATTTACCAATTTATATGTTTCAAGCAATAAATGCAAAAAAATTACAATTAAGAAGAGAAGGAAAAGATATTATTGATTTTGGTATGGGAAATCCTGATAAACCACCACCCGCACCTGTGATAGAAAAATTAAAAGAAGTTTTGAAAGATCCAAAGGTTCACAGATACAGTGCTTCAAAAGGAATTTTTCACTTAAGAAAGGAAATAGCGAACTGGTACTTAAAAAGATTTGGAGTTAAACTTGATCCTGAAGAAGAAGTAGTTGTCTGTATCGGTTCAAAGGAAGGGATAAGCCATCTTGCTCTTGCAATTTTTGATAAAGGGGATGTTGTTCTTATACCAAATCCTACTTATCCAAGCCATCTTTACAGTGCAATTATTTCAGGAGCGACAATATATGATTTACCACTAAAAAAAGAGAACAATTTTATTCCTGATCTCAATCAACCAATTTATGACAGATTTCCTAAACCAAAAGCAATGATTTTAAGTTATCCTAATAATCCCACAACACAAATTGTTGATATTGATTTTTTTAAAGATGTTGTGAAATTTGCAAAGAAAAAAGACCTTATTATTATACATGATATTGCTTACTCAGAAATATATTTTGAGGATAAGGATAGACCACACAGTTTTCTTGAAGTAAATGGAGCAAAAAGTATTGGGATAGAATTTTATTCTCTTTCAAAAACATATAATATGGCTGGTTGGAGGGTTGGTTTTGCCGTTGGAAATAAATATGTGATAAGAGCATTGACTAAATTAAAAAGTTATTATGATTATGGGATTTTTACTCCAATTCAGGTTGCTGCAATATGTGCCTTAAGATTGGAAGAAAAATATATAAATGAAGTGAGGGAGACATATAGAAAAAGAAGAGATGTTATGGTTGAAGGACTGAATAGAATTGGATGGAATGTTGAAAAACCAAAAGCAACTTTATATATATGGGCAGAGATTCCTGAAAAATTTAAAAAAATGGGTTCAATGAAATTTTCCTTATATCTCCTTGAAAATGCCCATGTTGCAGTTTCTCCAGGTGCTGGCTTTGGAAAATATGGAGAAGGATATGTAAGATTAGCACTTGTTGAAAATGAACAC
The sequence above is drawn from the bacterium genome and encodes:
- a CDS encoding aminotransferase class I/II-fold pyridoxal phosphate-dependent enzyme: MKVKNIESERIRNLPIYMFQAINAKKLQLRREGKDIIDFGMGNPDKPPPAPVIEKLKEVLKDPKVHRYSASKGIFHLRKEIANWYLKRFGVKLDPEEEVVVCIGSKEGISHLALAIFDKGDVVLIPNPTYPSHLYSAIISGATIYDLPLKKENNFIPDLNQPIYDRFPKPKAMILSYPNNPTTQIVDIDFFKDVVKFAKKKDLIIIHDIAYSEIYFEDKDRPHSFLEVNGAKSIGIEFYSLSKTYNMAGWRVGFAVGNKYVIRALTKLKSYYDYGIFTPIQVAAICALRLEEKYINEVRETYRKRRDVMVEGLNRIGWNVEKPKATLYIWAEIPEKFKKMGSMKFSLYLLENAHVAVSPGAGFGKYGEGYVRLALVENEHRIKQAIRSLKNLIKNKK
- the murD gene encoding UDP-N-acetylmuramoyl-L-alanine--D-glutamate ligase, whose amino-acid sequence is DSRNNTCIIYNYNPENKMNQIKGKKIGIIGLGISGFDTGIFLLENGGEVFISEKNVNEDILEKVNILKEKGAKIETGEHTPEFFREVEFVVISPGVDEKNEFIDFLKKRKIQFISEIELAYNFSKSKKIIAITGTNGKTTTTTLIGNIFKKANYPSVVCGNIGNTFIGEIKNIEEKTWIILEVSSFQLEKIVNFRPYISCLLNIDYDHFDRYLNMEEYIQAKKRIFENQKENDFSVLNFDDYHTKRLLKDIRSQKRFFSFSKISNGVYYENENIFLNLDNKNLKILETKNLKIQGKGNIANIMASSLISILCGIEQETIKTAIENFEGLPHRMEKVAEIDGVIYINDSKSTNPHSVKNSVLSLKGKNNIILILGGKDKGFPYHQLTKYLKNRVKFIILLGEAKERIKKELASSNIPMEYVGNLKEAVILSKKVGKKGDFVLFSPGCSSFDMFKNYEERGDVFKKEVFSLC
- a CDS encoding HAD family phosphatase; translated protein: MNLKGIVFDGDGVLFDTEKLHVIAWKTIFKFHNIELTEDDFAEGVGVEDRVFLKNLKKKGKIKKIFKIEELVSEKNKQLLKIVNKKNLGVSEETKKILKFLKNKYKIALASNSEKKFVLKVLKISDIYKFFDLVITRNDVKKPKPFPDIYTEVSRKLKIPAKNIIAFEDSETGIISAKSSGIFCVALPSTQPLEKIKIADIIIHKLSLNNVKKVIKIFEEKNES
- a CDS encoding putative peptidoglycan glycosyltransferase FtsW, yielding MFSKKKYFLYVSIFVSTFSLILLGTVFVLSSSFFYGLEKNNLILYFEKHLIYLFAGLFIFYLIQKSDIKKLEKYGLMILGISLIILPLPNIQGGLRWIKIGPFSFQPSEFVKITFIIYLAIYLKKRISMVNNLKTLIIPIIIYLFIIAILQLQKDYGTFLIISVTFLGVLFLCGLKSKYIFSISGFFIILMLGLILLSPYRIERIKLYLNKNEDPLGKNFPPKQAKISLSSGGLFGKGLGAGTGKLKFVPEIHKDFVYAVVGEELGFAGSFGILLLFSIIVFCGLEVSKFCNDLFEKILAFGISTSFGTQFLLHAGVVLSILPQKGTTLPFFSVGGSSLLANLISLGILLKISENIINQDHSKDIEETILKLK